From a single Labrus bergylta chromosome 14, fLabBer1.1, whole genome shotgun sequence genomic region:
- the alcama gene encoding CD166 antigen homolog A isoform X1 — protein sequence MRMDSACFLLLAFISAGTLPQVLATENVTALYGETIVIPCNGRTPAPKDLMFIKWKYEKDDGTLGDLLIKQVRSEQAIIQATDSYAQRVSTDDKFNLLISQATLKDQKTFTCMVVSDTNLMEYPTSVVVYKKPSSVQIMDKPEVLEKDKPVMLGTCVAAEANPAATITWTRNGKPLVADRKAVVINPSIKLDPATGLSTTSSTLQYAATKEDIGAVFVCVSRHKLTNQEAVLEPFPIHYPSEKVSLQIMSKGPIVEGDNVTLKCHADGNPPPKSFFFYLKGQKTLVENSDTYSLIAVRREAAGEYKCSLADNEILEAAQSISVSYLELSLSPTGNIVKTVGDTLSVKVEKISSGDTKVSWTKNGKPSKEPEFNKLTYADGGIYVCEVSMSRLSHRQSFELVVEGKPVITSLTKHRADDAKCIVLTCEAEGVPRPTFQWNVNNTNEESSYINGKATHKITVVPNVNLTVICSVSNKLGEDFRAINITSVVLERKQPQDPKEDSGDQAKLIGGVVGGLLIAALVVGLIYWLYMKNSRQGSWKTGEKETGIPEESKKLEDNNQTV from the exons TGTTGGCTACTGAAAATGTGACTGCTTTGTATGGAGAGACCATTGTAATACCATGCAACGGTCGCACTCCAGCACCAAAGGATCTGATGTTCATCAAGTGGAAATAT GAAAAAGATGACGGCACTCTCGGTGATTTGTTGATCAAACAGGTTCGCAGCGAGCAAGCAATAATTCAGGCCACAGACAGTTACGCTCAGCGGGTCAGCACTGATGACAAGTTCAACCTGCTGATCAGTCAGGCCACACTCAAAGACCAGAAGACCTTCACCTGCATGGTGGTGTCAGACACCAATCTTATGGAGTACCCCACCTCGGTTGTTGTTTACA aGAAACCATCTTCAGTGCAGATTATGGACAAGCCTGAGGTACTGGAGAAGGACAAACCTGTGATG ttGGGAACATGTGTTGCAGCAGAGGCAAACCCTGCTGCTACAATCACATGGACGAGGAATGGAAAGCCCTTAGTAGCTGATCGGAAAG CAGTTGTGATCAACCCCAGCATTAAGCTTGATCCAGCCACAGGCCtgtccaccacctcctccaccctccagTATGCAGCCACCAAGGAAGACATTGGTGCAGTCTTTGTCTGCGTGTCCAGACACAAACTGACCAATCAGGAAGCTGTATTGGAACCCTTCCCCATTCACT ATCCGTCAGAGAAGGTTAGCCTTCAAATAATGTCCAAGGGGCCCATAGTGGAGGGAGACAATGTGACACTTAAGTGTCATGCTGACGGCAACCCTCCACCCAAgtccttcttcttctacttaAAG GGCCAAAAAACGCTGGTGGAAAATTCCGACACCTATTCTTTGATTGCTGTCAGAAGAGAGGCTGCAGGAGAATACAAATGCTCCCTAGCTGACAACGAGATATTGGAAGCCGCCCAAAGCATTTCTGTGAGCT ACCTGGAACTGAGTCTAAGTCCAACTGGAAACATTGTGAAGACAGTAGGAGACACCTTGTCTGTGAAGGTGGAAAAGATTTCCTCGGGTGATACCAAAGTGTCATGGACAAAG aatggaAAGCCTTCAAAAGAGCCAGAGTTTAACAAGTTGACCTATGCTGATGGAGGAATCTATGTATGTGAGGTTTCCATGAGCAGACTCTCACATCGTCAGAGCTTTGAACTGGTGGTAGAAG gAAAGCCTGTGATCACCAGCCTAACCAAACACCGTGCTGATGATGCCAAGTGCATAGTCCTGACCTGCGAGGCTGAGGGAGTACCAAGACCCACTTTTCAGTGGAACGTCAACAACACAAAC GAGGAGAGCTCTTACATCAATGGCAAGGCAACCCATAAAATAACTGTGGTCCCAAATGTGAACCTGACTGTCATCTGCAGTGTCTCTAACAAGCTGGGGGAGGACTTCAGGGCCATCAATATTACCTCAG tTGTTCTAGAGAGAAAACAGCCACAAG ACCCTAAGGAGGATTCAGGGGACCAAGCAAAGCTCATAGGAGGTGTCGTGGGCGGACTTCTCATAGCTGCTCTTGTGGTGGGACTCATCTACTGGCTCTACATGAAAAATTCAAG ACAAGGAAGCTGGAAAACTGGTGAAAAGGAGACAGGAATACCTGAGGAGAGCAAGAAACTAGAGGATAACAATCAGACAGTTTGA
- the alcama gene encoding CD166 antigen homolog A isoform X2, protein MRMDSACFLLLAFISAGTLPQVLATENVTALYGETIVIPCNGRTPAPKDLMFIKWKYEKDDGTLGDLLIKQVRSEQAIIQATDSYAQRVSTDDKFNLLISQATLKDQKTFTCMVVSDTNLMEYPTSVVVYKKPSSVQIMDKPEVLEKDKPVMLGTCVAAEANPAATITWTRNGKPLVADRKVVINPSIKLDPATGLSTTSSTLQYAATKEDIGAVFVCVSRHKLTNQEAVLEPFPIHYPSEKVSLQIMSKGPIVEGDNVTLKCHADGNPPPKSFFFYLKGQKTLVENSDTYSLIAVRREAAGEYKCSLADNEILEAAQSISVSYLELSLSPTGNIVKTVGDTLSVKVEKISSGDTKVSWTKNGKPSKEPEFNKLTYADGGIYVCEVSMSRLSHRQSFELVVEGKPVITSLTKHRADDAKCIVLTCEAEGVPRPTFQWNVNNTNEESSYINGKATHKITVVPNVNLTVICSVSNKLGEDFRAINITSVVLERKQPQDPKEDSGDQAKLIGGVVGGLLIAALVVGLIYWLYMKNSRQGSWKTGEKETGIPEESKKLEDNNQTV, encoded by the exons TGTTGGCTACTGAAAATGTGACTGCTTTGTATGGAGAGACCATTGTAATACCATGCAACGGTCGCACTCCAGCACCAAAGGATCTGATGTTCATCAAGTGGAAATAT GAAAAAGATGACGGCACTCTCGGTGATTTGTTGATCAAACAGGTTCGCAGCGAGCAAGCAATAATTCAGGCCACAGACAGTTACGCTCAGCGGGTCAGCACTGATGACAAGTTCAACCTGCTGATCAGTCAGGCCACACTCAAAGACCAGAAGACCTTCACCTGCATGGTGGTGTCAGACACCAATCTTATGGAGTACCCCACCTCGGTTGTTGTTTACA aGAAACCATCTTCAGTGCAGATTATGGACAAGCCTGAGGTACTGGAGAAGGACAAACCTGTGATG ttGGGAACATGTGTTGCAGCAGAGGCAAACCCTGCTGCTACAATCACATGGACGAGGAATGGAAAGCCCTTAGTAGCTGATCGGAAAG TTGTGATCAACCCCAGCATTAAGCTTGATCCAGCCACAGGCCtgtccaccacctcctccaccctccagTATGCAGCCACCAAGGAAGACATTGGTGCAGTCTTTGTCTGCGTGTCCAGACACAAACTGACCAATCAGGAAGCTGTATTGGAACCCTTCCCCATTCACT ATCCGTCAGAGAAGGTTAGCCTTCAAATAATGTCCAAGGGGCCCATAGTGGAGGGAGACAATGTGACACTTAAGTGTCATGCTGACGGCAACCCTCCACCCAAgtccttcttcttctacttaAAG GGCCAAAAAACGCTGGTGGAAAATTCCGACACCTATTCTTTGATTGCTGTCAGAAGAGAGGCTGCAGGAGAATACAAATGCTCCCTAGCTGACAACGAGATATTGGAAGCCGCCCAAAGCATTTCTGTGAGCT ACCTGGAACTGAGTCTAAGTCCAACTGGAAACATTGTGAAGACAGTAGGAGACACCTTGTCTGTGAAGGTGGAAAAGATTTCCTCGGGTGATACCAAAGTGTCATGGACAAAG aatggaAAGCCTTCAAAAGAGCCAGAGTTTAACAAGTTGACCTATGCTGATGGAGGAATCTATGTATGTGAGGTTTCCATGAGCAGACTCTCACATCGTCAGAGCTTTGAACTGGTGGTAGAAG gAAAGCCTGTGATCACCAGCCTAACCAAACACCGTGCTGATGATGCCAAGTGCATAGTCCTGACCTGCGAGGCTGAGGGAGTACCAAGACCCACTTTTCAGTGGAACGTCAACAACACAAAC GAGGAGAGCTCTTACATCAATGGCAAGGCAACCCATAAAATAACTGTGGTCCCAAATGTGAACCTGACTGTCATCTGCAGTGTCTCTAACAAGCTGGGGGAGGACTTCAGGGCCATCAATATTACCTCAG tTGTTCTAGAGAGAAAACAGCCACAAG ACCCTAAGGAGGATTCAGGGGACCAAGCAAAGCTCATAGGAGGTGTCGTGGGCGGACTTCTCATAGCTGCTCTTGTGGTGGGACTCATCTACTGGCTCTACATGAAAAATTCAAG ACAAGGAAGCTGGAAAACTGGTGAAAAGGAGACAGGAATACCTGAGGAGAGCAAGAAACTAGAGGATAACAATCAGACAGTTTGA